The following proteins come from a genomic window of Nostoc sp. TCL26-01:
- a CDS encoding serine/threonine-protein kinase: MLGKTVGGRYQILTQLGGGGFSTTFIAQDTQRPGNPQCVVKHFKPLSNDEYTLREAKRLFHLEAATLERLGTHNQIPQLLAHFSENQEFYLVQELIVGHDLSQELPPVTDPLPETEVIKLLKEILEVLSFVHQQNVIHRDIKPANIRRRKSDGKIVLIDFGAVKQISAQRTNVQGETNLTVAIGTPGYMPSEQANQVPKLSSDIYAVGIIGIQALTGINFPNFGSQGLPRHPNTGEIDWRNQAPVSPKLANIIDKMVRYDFRQRYQSADEALQAIQRLSPKPLPWKTLIGVGIIALIIPLSLLIFQAIAPKDNFLNYENSSKGIKLRYPQNWQRQDIENVFTQELVTFLSPKENDADKFTEKLTVNVGDFAGTLDESKDLFIKEIKNTLTDANVISTTTATMANKQAYQLVYTGKNGDVSVKNLQIWTLKNDKAYVITYTANVEDYDKFLPIAEKMIQSLEIE; the protein is encoded by the coding sequence ATGCTGGGTAAAACAGTAGGTGGACGCTACCAAATTCTCACTCAGTTGGGGGGAGGGGGTTTTAGTACGACTTTCATAGCTCAAGATACCCAACGACCAGGAAATCCGCAATGTGTTGTTAAGCATTTTAAACCACTCTCTAACGATGAATACACTTTACGAGAAGCTAAACGTTTATTTCACCTAGAAGCAGCGACTTTAGAAAGGTTGGGAACCCATAACCAAATTCCCCAACTTTTAGCGCATTTTTCCGAAAATCAAGAATTTTATTTAGTTCAGGAATTAATTGTCGGGCATGATCTGAGTCAAGAATTACCACCTGTGACAGATCCACTTCCGGAAACTGAAGTGATCAAACTTCTCAAAGAAATTTTAGAAGTTTTATCATTTGTTCATCAGCAAAATGTGATTCACCGAGATATCAAACCTGCCAATATTCGCCGGAGAAAATCTGATGGCAAAATAGTATTAATTGACTTTGGTGCAGTTAAACAAATCAGCGCCCAACGCACTAATGTTCAAGGAGAAACAAATTTAACTGTAGCTATTGGTACTCCCGGTTATATGCCGAGTGAACAAGCAAATCAAGTACCGAAACTCAGCAGTGATATCTATGCAGTGGGAATTATTGGTATTCAAGCGTTGACGGGAATTAATTTTCCCAATTTTGGCAGTCAAGGACTACCACGACACCCTAATACAGGAGAAATTGATTGGCGAAATCAAGCACCAGTTAGCCCTAAATTAGCCAATATTATCGATAAAATGGTGCGCTATGATTTCCGTCAGCGCTACCAGTCTGCTGATGAAGCTTTGCAAGCAATCCAACGTCTATCACCCAAACCTCTGCCCTGGAAAACTTTGATTGGCGTGGGAATTATTGCTCTAATTATACCTCTAAGTCTGCTGATATTTCAGGCGATCGCTCCCAAAGATAATTTCTTAAATTATGAAAATTCTAGTAAGGGGATAAAACTCAGATATCCTCAAAATTGGCAAAGACAAGATATCGAAAATGTTTTCACTCAAGAATTAGTGACATTTTTATCACCTAAAGAAAATGATGCTGATAAATTTACAGAAAAGCTGACAGTTAATGTTGGTGATTTTGCTGGTACATTAGATGAGTCCAAAGATTTATTTATTAAGGAAATTAAGAATACTCTCACAGATGCTAATGTGATCAGCACCACTACAGCAACTATGGCTAATAAACAAGCTTATCAATTAGTTTACACTGGCAAAAATGGAGATGTGAGTGTAAAAAATTTGCAAATTTGGACTTTAAAAAATGATAAGGCATACGTCATTACCTACACAGCAAATGTAGAAGATTATGATAAGTTTTTGCCAATAGCTGAAAAAATGA